The following are from one region of the Anguilla rostrata isolate EN2019 chromosome 7, ASM1855537v3, whole genome shotgun sequence genome:
- the LOC135258547 gene encoding adenylate cyclase type 2-like — protein MDTSLKWPYFKTSHTGNMRDMELIELDIPSLSTSPSADITASLSADITASPSADITTSPSADITTSPSADITTSPSADITTSPSADITTSPNADITTSPSADITASPSADITTSPSADITTSPSADITASPSADITTSPSADITTSPSADITTSPSADITASPSADITTSPSVDITTSLNSDITTSPNADRSHAEILNHAGTSTDTFGDNAGQPPLPPGPSAPAPPSPGSGRSLHIVLRRLKRGGQQCMEETPSMVSGLLLTMGFCIAIIIIFASTGRSVSVHAGSLAMVCVVLCVSAALLVALPWLAVVRRCGGVLALFVWGMLYITAIVFIFTGGPVSAWEQVAFFLFLSLSVYTVLPVSLFWALIFGIGASVSHIIIISVYVPVTSPQTPDLAIQLLANAVLFVCVNCVGAFHRRLMERTHRRSSKNTEKFSKASSQCILKKYQQEHLLLSVLPRYIAMELKTEIIKHLSQKMPTKESNFHSLYIRQDKDRNECLRIKILGDCYYCVSGLPEFTPSHARNCVQMGLDMCTAINKLREATGVEISMRVGVHTGYVLSGVIGLQKWQYDVWSHDVTLANHMESGGLPGRVHITEETLKHLGGAFQVDEGNGASRDAYLQGRDTYLIIDPQNQNTKSESYSLRGQKLKASVRMSQYLQSWKTTSPFSELSHTHHTEATPTTSPFSELSHAHHPEAAPTTSPFSEPSHTHHPEATPTTSPFSELSHTHHPEATPTTSPFSELSHTHHPEATPTTNLFSELSHAHHPEATPTTSPFSELSHTHYPEATPTTSPFSELSHAHHPEANPTTSPFSELSHAHHPEATPTTSPFSELSHAHHPEATPTTSPFSELSHAHHPEATSRVTPDSPPVSTRAAHLSTRRPSPQTEHRSLNWKPSPVLEALDPLGPEKVNADTPRLNFLTLFFNKFSLEKKYRFSELEELHLSISCLALIFTCVFVVHMLVSQKNAALGISYGVTFPVLVFLLFIVFTGYLQPWRSKMPQGVQCVTSLSQLVSTRAALRLFLVSFCVLITLLMAILNFFFLPEPSCSSFPQNASVLETFKLYTVPYYLYTCLLAMLGVVVFVRVCQEVKLFLATLAVVVYLALFLHVYALRSECYIHQLYSNGSQPAVLKEPKVMAGIWLFVFYFTILILIRQGEVACRVEFLLGQRFQKEKETMETIQKANELLLHNVLPMHVAKVFMDKAHCNQDLYSQSCESVCVMFASVPQFYKEFYTESSVNHNGLECLRALNEMIADFDELLAEPKFSSVEKIKTIGSTYMAATGLTKTHTEERQDSRMTYSHVHTMVDFALALMGKLENFNTHSFNNFKLRIGLNQGPVIAGVIGAHKPQYDIWGNTVNVASRMDSTGVLDKIQVTEEMAQVVQSLGYSVTLRGVINVKGKGELTTYFINTDHH, from the exons ATGGACACTAGCCTAAAATGGCCCTATTTTAAAACCTCACACACAGGGAACATGAGAGACATGGAGCTTATTGAACTGGACATTCCGAGCCTCTCTACCAGCCCCAGCGCTGACATCACTGCCAGCCTCAGCGCTGACATCACTGCCAGCCCCAGCGCTGACATCACTACCAGCCCCAGCGCTGACATCACTACCAGCCCCAGCGCTGACATCACTACCAGCCCCAGCGCTGACATCACTACCAGCCCCAGCGCTGACATCACTACCAGCCCCAATGCTGACATCACTACCAGCCCCAGCGCTGACATCACTGCCAGCCCCAGCGCTGACATCACTACCAGCCCCAGCGCTGACATCACTACCAGCCCCAGCGCTGACATCACTGCCAGCCCCAGCGCTGACATCACTACCAGCCCCAGCGCTGACATCACTACCAGTCCCAGCGCTGACATCACTACCAGCCCCAGCGCTGACATCACTGCCAGCCCCAGCGCTGACATCACTACCAGCCCCAGCGTTGACATCACTACCAGCCTCAATTCTGACATCACTACCAGCCCCAATGCTGACCGCAGCCATGCTGAAATCCTTAACCATGCTGGCACCAGCACTGACACCTTTGGTGATAACGCAGGgcagccccctctcccccccggcccctctgcccctgcccccccctcccccggcagtgggcggagcctgcatATTGTTCTGCGGAGACTGAagaggggggggcagcagtgcaTGGAGGAAACGCCCAGCATGGTGTCCGGCCTCCTGCTCACCATGGGATTCTGCatcgccatcatcatcatcttcgcCAGCACCGGACGG agtgtAAGTGTGCACGCAGGCTCCCTGgcgatggtgtgtgtggttctgtgtgtgagcgccgccctgctggttGCTCTGCCATGGCTGGCGGTGGTTCGGCgctgtgggggggtgctggcgcTCTTCGTCTGGGGGATGCTCTACATCACCGCCATCGTGTTCATCTTCACGGGGGGGCCAGTGTCTGCTTGGGAGCAG gtggcattttttctcttcctctctctctcagtgtacaCTGTGCTTCCTGTCTCCCTGTTCTGGGCTCTCATATTTGGGATTGGTGCCTCTGTGTctcacatcatcatcatcagtgtgTATGTTCCTGTGACCAGCCCCCAAACACCAGACCTGGCCATTCAG ctttTGGCGAATGcagtactgtttgtgtgtgtgaactgcGTGGGGGCGTTCCACAGACGGCTGATGGAAAGAACACACCGCAGGTCCTCAAAAAACACTGAGAAATTCAGTAAAGCCAGTTCCCAGTGCATCCTTAAGAAATACcaacag GAGCACCTCCTGTTGTCAGTGTTACCACGGTACATCGCCATGGAGTTGAAGACGGAGATAATCAAGCATCTTTCTCAGAAAATGCCCACCAAGGAGAGCAACTTCCACAGCCTTTACATCCGACAGGACAAGGAT aggAACGAGTGTTTGCGCATTAAGATTCTGGGGGACTGTTATTACTGTGTGTCGGGCCTGCCTGAGTTCACCCCCAGCCACGCCCGCAACTGTGTGCAGATGGGCCTGGACATGTGCACAGCCATTAA taaaCTTCGAGAGGCTACGGGGGTGGAGATTAGCATGCGAGTGGGCGTGCACACAGGATACGTTCTGAGTGGCGTGATTGGCCTACAGAAGTGGCAGTATGACGTCTGGTCACATGACGTAACTTTGGCCAATCACATGGAGTCTGGAGGCCTACCAGG GCGGGTTCACATAACAGAGGAAACACTGAAGCACCTTGGGGGGGCGTTCCAGGTGGACGAGGGGAACGGGGCGAGCAGAGATGCCTACTTACAGGGCAGGGACACATACCTCATCATCGACCCCCAAAACCAGAACACCAAATCTGAg TCTTACAGTCTCAGAGGACAAAAGCTCAAAGCTTCAGTCAGGATGTCTCAGTACCTTCAGTCCTGGAAGACCACCAGCCCTTTCTCTGAactcagccacacccaccacactgAGGCCACTCCCACCACCAGCCCCTTCTCTGAACTCAGCCACGCCCACCACCCTGAGGCCGCTCCCACCACCAGCCCTTTCTCTGAacccagccacacccaccaccctgAGGCCACTCCCACCACCAGCCCTTTCTCTGAactcagccacacccaccaccctgAGGCCACTCCCACCACCAGCCCTTTCTCTGAactcagccacacccaccatcCTGAGGCCACTCCCACCACCAACCTTTTCTCTGAACTCAGCCACGCCCACCACCCTGAGGCCACTCCCACCACCAGCCCCTTCTCTGAACTCAGCCACACCCACTATCCTGAGGCCACTCCCACCACCAGCCCCTTCTCTGAACTCAGCCACGCCCACCACCCTGAGGCCAATCCCACCACCAGCCCCTTCTCTGAACTCAGCCACGCCCACCACCCTGAGGCCACTCCCACCACAAGCCCTTTCTCCGAACTCAGCCACGCCCACCACCCTGAGGCCACTCCCACCACCAGCCCCTTCTCTGAACTCAGCCACGCCCACCATCCTGAGGCCACTTCCAGGGTCACACCTGATTCCCCGCCGGTCTCTACCAGGGCAGCTCACCTGTCGACA AGGAGACCGTCACCTCAGACAGAGCATAGAAGTCTAAACTG GAAACCATCTCCAGTGTTGGAAGCCCTAGATCCTCTGGGCCCTGA GAAGGTGAACGCTGACACACCAAGGCTGAACTTCTTGACCCTCTTCTTCAATAAATTCTCCCTGGAGAAGAAG TATCGTTTCTCAGAactggaggagctgcacctgTCCATCAGCTGTCTTGCCCTCATCtttacctgtgtgtttgtggtccACATGCTGGTCTCCCAAAA gAACGCTGCTCTGGGAATCTCATACGGTGTCACCTTCCCTGTTCTTGTGTTCCTGCTCTTTATCGTCTTCACTGGATACCTGCAG CCGTGGCGCTCTAAGATGCCTCagggtgtgcagtgtgtgacctCGCTGTCACAGCTCGTCTCCACCAGGGCGGCGCTGCGACTCTTCCTGGTTTCCTTCTGTGTTCTGATCACTCTGCTCATGGCCATCCTTAACTTT TTCTTCCTCCCCGAGCCCAGTTGTTCCAGTTTCCCCCAGAATGCATCAGTGCTGGAGACCTTCAAACTCTACACTGTGCCA taTTACCTGTACACATGTTTGCTGGCCAtgctgggggtggtggtgtttgtCAGAGTGTGCCAGGAGGTGAAGCTCTTCCTGGCCACACTGGCTGTGGTGGTCTACctcgctctcttcctccatGTCTATGCCCTGCGTTCTGAATGCTACATCCACCAGCTCTACAGCAATGGAAGCCA GCCAGCTGTGCTGAAGGAGCCCAAGGTCATGGCTGGAATCTGGCTTTTCGTTTTCTACTTCACTATCCTCATACTGATCCGACAG GGTGAGGTGGCGTGCCGTGTGGAGTTCCTGTTGGGGCAGCGTTTTCAGAAGGAAAAGGAGACCATGGAGACCATCCAGAAGGCCAACGAGCTGCTGCTGCATAATGTCCTGCCCATGCATGTGGCAAAGGTCTTCATGGACAAGGCCCACTGCAACCAG GATTTGTACAGCCAGTCCTGTGAGTCAGTGTGCGTGATGTTCGCCTCGGTGCCGCAGTTCTATAAGGAGTTctacacagagagcagtgtgaaCCACAACGGGCTGGAGTGTCTCCGCGCTCTGAACGAGATGATCGCCGACTTTGATGAG CTCCTGGCCGAACCCAAGTTCAGCAGTGTGGAGAAGATCAAGACGATTGGCAGCACATACATGGCAGCCACAGGCCTGACCAAGACTCACACAGAGGAGCGCCAG gacTCTAGAATGACATATAGTCATGTGCATACTATGGTGGACTTTGCATTGGCTCTGATGGGCAAATTAGAAAACTTCAACACACACTCCTTCAACAACTTCAAACTGAGGATCG GACTGAACCAGGGACCGGTGATCGCAGGGGTGATTGGGGCTCATAAACCCCAGTATGATATCTGGGGGAACACTGTCAACGTTGCCAGCAGGATGGATAGCACGGGGGTCCTGGACAAGATTCAG GTGACGGAGGAGATGGCTCAGGTGGTGCAGTCGCTAGGATACAGTGTGACTCTGCGGGGAGTCATCAACGTCAAGGGCAAGGGAGAGCTGACCACTTACTTTATCAACACTGACCACCACTGA